A window of the Sandaracinaceae bacterium genome harbors these coding sequences:
- a CDS encoding DUF2277 domain-containing protein, with the protein MCRNIKLLYNFEPPATEDEIYASALQYVRKVSGMRKPSKQNEDCFQRAIDEITEITKRLLLEELETSAPSRDREEEKARAKERGQQREARMRAQLASE; encoded by the coding sequence ATGTGCCGGAACATCAAGCTCCTCTACAACTTCGAGCCGCCCGCGACCGAGGACGAGATCTACGCGTCCGCGCTGCAGTACGTGCGGAAGGTCAGCGGGATGCGGAAGCCGTCCAAGCAAAACGAGGACTGCTTCCAGCGCGCCATCGACGAGATCACGGAGATCACCAAGCGTCTGCTGCTCGAGGAGCTGGAGACGAGCGCGCCGAGCCGCGATCGCGAGGAAGAGAAGGCCCGCGCGAAGGAGCGTGGCCAGCAGCGCGAGGCGCGCATGAGAGCGCAGCTCGCCAGCGAGTGA
- a CDS encoding fused MFS/spermidine synthase: MLRSSAAVAFVFVGAVLLFSLEPLVGRLLLPLFGGAFHVWTTALMFFQGALFCAYLYAHLLAPRIGRWHLAVVALPLLFLPPEVGGAGVAEASTLAILTRLSLHVAVPFGVLATTAVVTQRWLADAGREPWGLYAVSNLGSLGALLLYAIVIEPQIGLRTQRWVWAGGYVIYVGLAWLAWRQRGAATRPLPESDAPGPRPRPARLVYWLLLSAAPSAFLMAVTNLVALEVGNVPLVWVLPLAIYLASFVVAFATPRAGEATRVPGAVRRLWPHVAAVGAFFFSGGDAGGGWIDVLVHYAVLAFVTLAAHGELHRARPAPKHLTLFYLVIALGGWLGGAFVALVAPAAFTGLWEYPLALAALALTMGVGRRAALAEWVKTAPKLALIVSAALVVVILVKIAGALSAQTGTDTLAVRRSFYGIYRVTETGGRVRDMMSGSTRHGRQRVGDLTPLSYYHPAGPLGDALTLIEPPRHLGVVGLGVGAAAGHLEPGDRARFYEIDPAVVELARAHFTYLSGARGEVELRTGDARLSLERDDERFDLLFIDAFSGDAIPTHLLTREALALYMEHLAPDGVLLLHVSNRYYDLRPALRATLETLSLPAVHVARVDRLATDQDPSQYVAVARDAERLSPLRARGWSPLSELPSVSPWTDDHANVIEALSLP; this comes from the coding sequence GTGTTGCGATCCTCGGCCGCCGTCGCCTTCGTCTTCGTCGGCGCGGTCCTCCTCTTCAGCCTCGAGCCCCTCGTCGGGCGCCTCCTGCTCCCGCTCTTCGGCGGCGCGTTCCACGTGTGGACGACCGCCCTGATGTTCTTCCAGGGGGCGCTCTTCTGCGCCTACCTCTACGCGCATCTGCTCGCGCCCCGGATCGGCCGCTGGCACCTCGCGGTCGTCGCGCTGCCGCTGCTGTTCTTGCCCCCCGAGGTCGGCGGCGCGGGCGTGGCGGAGGCGAGCACCCTCGCGATCCTCACGCGGCTCAGCCTGCACGTGGCCGTCCCCTTCGGCGTGCTCGCGACCACCGCCGTCGTCACCCAGCGCTGGCTGGCGGACGCGGGCCGCGAGCCCTGGGGTCTCTACGCGGTCAGCAACCTCGGCTCGCTCGGCGCCCTGCTGCTCTACGCCATCGTCATCGAGCCGCAGATCGGGCTCCGCACGCAGCGCTGGGTCTGGGCGGGCGGCTATGTGATCTACGTCGGGCTCGCCTGGCTCGCGTGGCGCCAGCGCGGGGCCGCGACCCGCCCCCTGCCAGAGAGCGACGCGCCCGGCCCCCGTCCGCGTCCGGCCCGGCTCGTCTACTGGCTGCTGCTCAGCGCCGCCCCGTCCGCGTTCCTGATGGCGGTGACCAACCTCGTCGCGCTCGAGGTCGGCAACGTGCCGCTCGTCTGGGTCCTGCCGCTCGCGATCTACCTCGCCAGCTTCGTGGTCGCGTTCGCCACGCCGCGCGCGGGGGAGGCGACCCGCGTGCCCGGCGCGGTGCGGCGGCTCTGGCCTCACGTCGCCGCGGTGGGCGCGTTCTTCTTCAGCGGCGGCGACGCGGGCGGCGGCTGGATCGACGTCCTCGTGCACTACGCGGTGCTGGCCTTCGTGACCCTCGCCGCGCACGGGGAGCTGCATCGGGCGCGCCCCGCGCCGAAGCACCTGACCCTCTTCTATCTCGTGATCGCCCTCGGCGGGTGGCTCGGTGGAGCCTTCGTCGCGCTCGTCGCGCCGGCGGCGTTCACGGGGCTCTGGGAGTACCCGCTCGCGCTCGCGGCGCTCGCGCTCACCATGGGCGTCGGCCGCCGCGCGGCCCTGGCCGAGTGGGTGAAGACCGCGCCCAAGCTCGCGCTCATCGTGAGCGCCGCGCTCGTGGTGGTGATCCTCGTCAAGATCGCGGGCGCGCTCTCCGCCCAGACGGGCACGGACACCCTGGCCGTGCGCCGCAGCTTCTATGGCATCTACCGCGTCACCGAGACCGGCGGGCGCGTGCGCGACATGATGAGCGGCAGCACCCGCCACGGCCGCCAGCGCGTCGGCGACCTCACCCCGCTGAGCTACTACCACCCGGCCGGCCCGCTCGGGGACGCGCTGACGCTGATCGAGCCGCCCCGCCACCTCGGCGTGGTCGGCCTGGGGGTCGGGGCCGCGGCGGGACACCTCGAGCCGGGAGACCGCGCGCGCTTCTACGAGATCGACCCCGCGGTGGTCGAGCTGGCCCGCGCCCACTTCACGTACCTCTCCGGCGCGCGCGGCGAGGTGGAGCTCCGCACCGGCGACGCGCGCCTCTCGCTCGAGCGCGACGACGAGCGCTTCGACCTGCTCTTCATCGACGCGTTCAGCGGCGACGCCATCCCCACGCACCTGCTCACCCGCGAGGCGCTCGCCCTGTACATGGAGCACCTGGCGCCCGACGGCGTGCTGCTGCTCCACGTCTCGAACCGCTACTACGACCTGCGGCCCGCGCTCCGGGCGACCCTCGAGACGCTGTCGCTCCCCGCGGTGCACGTCGCCCGCGTGGACCGGCTCGCGACCGACCAGGATCCCTCGCAGTACGTCGCGGTCGCCCGGGACGCGGAGCGCCTCTCGCCGCTGCGCGCGCGCGGCTGGTCTCCTTTGTCGGAGCTCCCGAGCGTGAGCCCCTGGACCGACGACCACGCGAACGTGATCGAGGCGCTGAGCCTGCCTTGA
- a CDS encoding NAD-dependent epimerase/dehydratase family protein, giving the protein MRVLVTGGGGFLGGAIAERLARRGDTVRSYSRGRYPALEALGVEHARGDLADRAAVVAAAEGCDAVVHTAAKAGVWGDEADYHRANVVGTRNVLAACREAGVPKLVYTSTPSVVHVGGHLEGGDESLPYTTHPSTAYQATKTTAEREVLAAGSATLAVVALRPHLIWGPGDPHLVPRIVARGRRGRIALPAGGTHRVDTIYVDNAADAHVAALDALAPDAACAGRAYFITNGEPVPLRQIVLGILSAHGVDAKVVAIPPRLAHAAGALLEGAFRLAKAEREPPLTRFVAEQLSTAHWFSIDAAKRDLGWAPRVSIAEGLERLRASHSRTA; this is encoded by the coding sequence ATGAGGGTCCTCGTCACGGGCGGCGGCGGCTTCCTCGGCGGCGCCATCGCGGAGCGCCTGGCCCGGCGTGGCGACACGGTCCGGAGCTACAGCCGAGGCCGCTACCCCGCGCTCGAGGCGCTCGGGGTCGAGCACGCGCGCGGGGACCTCGCCGACCGGGCGGCCGTGGTCGCGGCGGCGGAGGGCTGCGACGCCGTGGTGCACACCGCGGCCAAGGCGGGCGTCTGGGGGGACGAGGCCGACTACCACCGCGCCAACGTCGTCGGCACGCGCAACGTGCTCGCGGCGTGCCGCGAGGCCGGCGTCCCGAAGCTCGTCTACACGAGCACGCCGAGCGTGGTGCACGTGGGCGGTCACCTCGAGGGCGGCGACGAGTCGCTCCCTTACACGACCCACCCGAGCACGGCGTACCAGGCCACCAAGACCACGGCCGAGCGCGAGGTGCTCGCCGCGGGGTCCGCGACGCTCGCCGTGGTCGCCCTCCGCCCCCACCTCATCTGGGGTCCGGGCGACCCGCACCTGGTGCCGCGCATCGTCGCGCGCGGCCGACGAGGCCGGATCGCGCTCCCCGCTGGCGGGACGCACCGCGTCGACACAATCTACGTCGACAACGCCGCCGACGCGCACGTCGCCGCGCTCGACGCGCTCGCGCCGGACGCGGCCTGCGCCGGCCGGGCGTACTTCATCACCAACGGCGAGCCGGTCCCGCTGCGCCAGATCGTGCTCGGCATCCTGAGCGCGCACGGCGTCGACGCGAAGGTCGTCGCCATCCCGCCGCGGCTCGCCCACGCCGCGGGCGCGCTGCTCGAGGGCGCCTTCCGGCTCGCGAAGGCCGAGCGCGAGCCGCCGCTGACCCGCTTCGTCGCCGAGCAGCTCTCCACCGCGCACTGGTTCTCGATCGACGCCGCGAAGCGAGACCTCGGCTGGGCCCCGCGCGTGTCCATCGCCGAGGGCCTCGAGCGCCTTCGCGCCTCCCACTCGCGCACCGCATGA
- a CDS encoding DUF302 domain-containing protein has translation MSQLKRRVDLGFDEAIEKVTGTLKEQGFGVLTEIAVHDVLKKKIDVDFRRYQILGACNPKLAHRALSAQLEVGTLLPCNVVVYEDDGATVISAVDPEQMLPGDSEELKSLAAEVREQLAKAVAAV, from the coding sequence ATGAGCCAGCTGAAGAGAAGGGTCGACCTCGGGTTCGACGAGGCCATCGAGAAGGTGACGGGCACGCTGAAGGAGCAGGGCTTCGGCGTCCTGACCGAGATCGCGGTGCATGACGTCTTGAAGAAGAAGATCGACGTCGACTTCCGCCGCTACCAGATCCTCGGGGCCTGCAACCCGAAGCTCGCGCACCGCGCGCTGAGCGCGCAGCTCGAGGTCGGCACGCTCCTGCCGTGCAACGTCGTCGTCTACGAGGACGACGGCGCGACGGTGATCAGCGCCGTCGACCCGGAGCAGATGCTCCCGGGTGACTCGGAGGAGCTGAAGAGCCTGGCCGCAGAGGTCCGCGAGCAGCTCGCGAAGGCCGTCGCCGCGGTCTGA
- a CDS encoding TM2 domain-containing protein codes for MKRPDERSDSHSLWMGYALWVLGFLGAHRFYYGKRTTGVIYLCTLGLLGVGWVFDLFWMPMLCRSAERRYFDGPYSYDFAWILQTYLGVFGLHRMYLGKWLTGLLWLCTGGLLGVGYVWDYLTLNEQISLANQAAKTVAG; via the coding sequence ATGAAGAGACCCGACGAGCGCAGCGACAGTCACTCTCTGTGGATGGGCTACGCCCTGTGGGTGCTCGGCTTCCTGGGCGCGCACCGCTTCTACTACGGCAAGCGCACGACCGGCGTGATCTACCTGTGCACGCTCGGGCTGCTCGGGGTCGGCTGGGTCTTCGACCTCTTCTGGATGCCCATGCTCTGTCGCTCGGCCGAGCGTCGCTACTTCGACGGGCCGTACAGCTACGACTTCGCGTGGATCCTCCAGACCTACCTCGGCGTCTTCGGCCTGCACCGCATGTACCTCGGCAAGTGGCTGACCGGCCTGCTCTGGCTCTGCACCGGCGGCCTGCTCGGCGTGGGCTACGTCTGGGACTACCTCACGCTCAACGAGCAGATCAGCCTGGCCAACCAGGCAGCGAAGACCGTGGCGGGTTAA